Genomic DNA from Pelosinus sp. IPA-1:
GGCTGTGGTTTATGCCAGACTAGTGTACCTTGCGAAGGTAAAAATCCAATAAAAAGCAATTACTAAGTTGAATCTTTTTGAATCTCTGTATTTCTAATAGTAAGAGCGCCAACGCATCTGAACTGCGCCCTTAAAAGTAGACATATCTAAAAAAAACTCACTTGGAATTGTCAAGAAAAACTAGACACAGAGTTAAGTGATTTTTATGAATTTAACTCTTTAAATTGGGCAGGGGAAAGATATCCAAGAGAGGAATGCATTCTCTTTGTTTTTTATTTCATATTGAAAATTATAAATTGTGCTTCTATGACCTGGAAACGCACTTTCTCCATATTCTTCATATTCACTTATCCAACGATGCAGGCTATTGTAATGGATAGATAATTCCTTTGCAACTTCAGAGCCAGACATCGCATGTTCCACAACGAATTTTACTGCAGTCATCTTAAATTGACGATCATAACTTCTTCTACTCATAAACTCTCACCTTTTTCTCTTATCTTAGTGTCCAGTTTATCATACCAAATCCAAACACTTTACGTAGCACTGAGGGGACATATTTTTTAGAAATACTATAAACATGTATACAAGAAACAAATTTGGAAAATATTGATAAAATAAGAATTATATGGTATTATTTGCTAGTGTTTATTTTAGCAACGAAGCTTAAAGGTACAAGGAATATCTTTAAGCTTTTTTATTTGCTAAGGTAATCGATGATATGTAATATTCAAGAAAATTTACATATCGCTAATACAAATAGAGGGATAGAAAGAAAAGGAGGAGAGGTTATGATGTCAAAAAAATGGATTGCTTTATTGGTTATTGTGTTTGCAGTAGGAGGACTATTGTCTGGTTGTAGTTCTACAACGGGCGGCAAAGAACAGGTAATTAGAATATGGCAGGGGTCTGAGCCGGAAATTCTTGATCCTGGAAAATCAACAGGTGTACCTGAAGCAAATTATGAATTGGCATTATTTGAGGGGTTAGTGGTATTAGATGCTAAGGACATGCCTGCGCCGGCGGCAGCTGATAAATGGGAGGTATCACCCGATGGATTAAAGTATACCTTTCATATCAGAGCCAATGCAAAATGGTCCAATGGTGAACCGCTAACAGCACATGATTTTGAATATGCTTGGAAGAGGATATTGAGTCCAGAGTTGGCTGCAGAATATGCCTATATGCTGTTTCCTATTAAAGGGGCAGAAAATTATAACAGTAAAAATGGAACAGTTGACCAAGTTGGGATAAAGGCTATCGATGATAAAACATTGGAAGTAGTATTAGATAAACCGACAGCCTATTTTTTAGCTCTTGCTACTCATCATTCATTCTATCCTGTTAATAAAAAGACTGTGGAAGCCAATGGGGATAAATGGGCTAGTGACGTAAAGACACTGATTAGCAATGGTCCTTTCAAGGTAGCTAACTGGGTGCATAACAGTAAATTAGAAATGGTAAAAAATGACCAATATTGGGATAAAGATAAAGTAAAAGTTAGTAAATTAGAATGGGCATTGCTGGAAGCGAATACGACAGCTTTATCCATGTTTGAGAATAACCAATTGGATTATGTGTATGAACCTCCGATGGCAGAAGCTGAGCGCTTGAAAAAAGAAAACAAGCTAACTGTAGGTAAATATCTGGGCACTTATTATTATGAACTTAACAATAAGAAAGCGCCTTTTGATAATCCCAAGGTTCGAAAAGCCCTTGCCTTGGCTATTGATCGCGATAGTCTAGCTAAAACAGTGCTAAAAGGTATACACAAACCGGCGGATGCCTGGATTCCCTATGGGTTTACGGATTCTGTAACTGGCAAAGATTTCAGAGAAGAAGCAGGCGGTTATTTTAAAACAGATATAGCGGAAGCAAAAAAACTGTTGGCAGAAGCCGGATATCCTGAAGGTCAAGGATTACCTCCCATTACTTTGATTTATAATACCAGTGATAACCACAAAGCTATTGCTGAGACAATTCAGGAAATGTGGAAGAAAAACCTTGGCATTACGATTGAAATTCAAAACCAAGAGTGGAAAGTTTACATACAAAATCGGAAAAGTGGTAATTTCCATATGGCCCGAGCCGGTTGGATTGGAGATTATGCTGATCCAATGACCTTTGCTGATTATTTCATGACGAATGGCGGCAATAACCATGGGAAATACAGTAATATAGCCTATGATAAATTGATTGAAACGGCGCAATTGAGTAGTGATTCTAAAGTGCGTATGCAAGCCATGCGTGATGCGGAGAAGATTTTTATAGATGATATGGGGTCTATTCCAATCTATTTTTATGGCAATCCATATTGCATTAAGGAAAATTTGAAAGGTGCCATCAAATCTGCTACCTCCGTGGTTAATTGGAAGGAAGCCTATTTCGAGAAGTAATGAGATTTAAGTGTATGTAGCGAAGATGTATACGCATTGTGTATGCATCTTCCTTATAAAGAAGGAGTGAAAGAATGTTCAGTTACACACTGAAACGTACTTTTAATTCAATAATCGTAGTGCTAGTGATCATTACCGTTACCTTTGCCCTAATGCATTCCATTCCTGGGGGGCCTTTTACCAATGAAAAGAAAATTCCCGATGCCATTATGAAAAATATTGAGGCACGGTATAAATTAAATGATCCTTTATGGAAACAGTATTCCGACTATTTAGTGAACCTTGCTCACTTTGATTTAGGACCTTCCTTTAAATATCCTGGTCGTACGGTGAATGATATTATTGGTGAAAGCTTTCCTGTATCTCTACAGTTGGGTGCGGCAAGTATTGCCATTGCTATCTTTATCGGTATACCGGCAGGGGTCATATCTGCTTTGCGGCAAAATAAATGGCAGGATTATCTGACCATGTTTTTTACTACAATTGGTATATCAGTACCTAGTTTTGTTATTGCTACTGCTCTTGTTTATGTATTTGCAATAAAATTGCAATTATTACCGGCGGCTATGTGGGGGGGAGTGGAGTATATGGTTTTACCAGCTATTGCTTTGGCTGGTATGCCTATGGCTTTTATCGCTCGCCTGACCCGCTCCTCTATGCTGGAAGTGCTGGGGCAGGATTATATTAAGACTGCGAAAGCCAAAGGCTTGCCTCAGCATATCATTCTCTATCGTCATGCGCTAAAAAATGCTTTGATTCCCGTTGTTACTTATATTGGGCCTATGGCGGCCGGAATATTGACAGGTAGTTTCATAATTGAAACCATCTTTGCCATTCCAGGTCTCGGGCGTCATTTTGTGACAAGTATCTATAATCGTGATTACACAGTTATTTTAGGCGTAACTGTCTTTTACAGCATTTTGGTTGTTGGATTAAATATGCTGGTAGATCTTATCTATCCTTTGTTAGACCCACGAATAAAATTGAGCACAAAGCGGGAGGAGTAGCAGGCCGGTGAATTTAGAATTATTTAAGCCAGCTATTTATAATCAGGCTGCTGACATTACTAGACCAAGTATTACGTATTGGCAGGATGCCTGGATGCGTTTACAAAAAAATAAAATGGCTATGGCAGGGCTATATATTGTAGTTTTTGTCATCCTAATAGCAGCGATTGGACCTGTATTGTCTCAAGCTTCTTATTCAGACCAGGATCTATCACAAGCAAATCAATCTCCGAGTATTGAGCACTGGTTTGGTACGGATAACTTGGGGCGAGATCTCTTTATTCGCGTATTGTATGGCGCCCGCATTTCCATGTCTATTGGAATTGTTGCCAGTCTACTTAACTTTACTGTTGGTGTGTTGTATGGTGGCATAGCGGGTTTTTCAGGCGGCAAAGTTGATAGATATATGATGAATATCGTGGACGTTCTATATAGCATTCCTGTTTTACTATATGTAATATTGCTGATGGTAGTGTTAAAGCCAGGACTAACAAATATTTTTATTGCCTTAGGGATTTCCTATTGGCTACAGATGGCTCGTATTGTACGTGGTCAAATACTAGGTCTCAAAGAACAGGAATATGTATTGGCAGCTAGGACAATTGGTGCGAGTAATTGGCGTATACTGCTTCGGCATTTGATCCCCAATACTATGGGACCCATTATTATTACTATGACCTTGGCAATACCAACGGCTATTTTTACGGAAGCATTTTTAAGCTTTATTGGACTTGGCGTTTCGGCACCAATGGCTAGCTGGGGCGTACTGGCTTCTGAGGGAATAACTAGTTTGCGTTCCTATCCTTTTCAACTATTTTTCCCGGCGATGGCGATCAGCATTACGATGCTTGCCTTTAACTTTCTCGGGGATGGTCTGCGCGATGCCTTAGATCCCCGCATGCGGCGTTAGGAGGTCAATGATGAAATCATTATTAGAAGTACAAAATTTAGCAGTATCCTTTGATACTTATGCTGGTGAGGTGAAAGCAGTTCAGAAGGTTAGTTTTTCAGTTAATGCTGGGGAAGCGATTGGTATTGTTGGAGAATCAGGTTGCGGCAAGAGTGTGACGGCTCATGCAATCATGGGGTTAATCCCTAGTCCCCCGGGAAGAATTGTGGAAGGTAGTATTCTATTTGATGGTGTGGATTTATTACGAAAATCAAATAAGGAAATGGAAAAAATCCGCGGTAATGAAATCGGTATGATCTTCCAGGATCCTATGAGTTCTTTAAATCCCGTTTTAACCATTGGAAGACAGATTGCTGAATCCCTAGAGCTTCATCAAAAAATGTCAAAAAAGGAAGCTCTGGTGAAGGCTGTAGAGATGCTAAGAGTGGTAGGCATTCCTTGTCCAGAAGAACGAGTTAAAAATTATCCTCATCAGTTCAGTGGTGGCATGAGGCAGAGGGCGATGGTTGCCATGGCATTGGCATGTAACCCGAAGCTATTGATTGCCGACGAGCCAACGACTGCCTTAGATGTTACCATTCAAGCACAAATCCTGGACTTGATAAAAAGTCTTAATCAGAAATTTAATACATCTGTTATTATGATTTCCCACGACTTGGGAGTTATCGCCAGTCTATGCAGTCGGGTGATTGTTATGTATGCCGGCAGAATTGCGGAGAGTGGTTCTGTATATGATGTGTTTCACAACCCTCAGCATCCCTATACATGGGGTTTGCTAAAATCTCTACCAAGGACAGATGTCAGCACCAAGGAACCTTTGGCGGTTATTCATGGACAGCCACCTGATTTATTGGACTTGCCAAAGGGGTGCCCATTTTCTCCCCGTTGCCCTCACGTTATGCAGGTGTGTATGGAAATGTATCCAGAGGATAGTATGATCAATGAACACCATATGACTCGTTGCTGGTTACAACATGAGAGTGCACCTAAAAATAGGCGGGAGGTGACGGTATAATGGCAACAGAGCCATTATTGGAAGTTCGCAATTTAAAAAAATATTTCACGGTAGCAACTGATTTTTTTGGAAAACCTACAAGCTGTTTAAAAGCAGTTGATGATGTAAATTTTAGTATTAGAGCAGGGGAAACCTTAGGTCTAGTCGGGGAAAGTGGCTGCGGTAAGTCTACTACAGGTCGCACGATTATTGGTCTGTATCAGCCAACAGAAGGAGATGTCTTATATAAAGGCAAATCTGTTGCTGCTGGTGGTAAAAATCAGCCTCTATATCGTGATATACAAATGATATTTCAAGATCCCTACGCTTCTCTGAATCCGCGGATGACGGTAGGAGATATTGTTGGCGAGCCGCTGGATATTCATAAGCTTGCTGTCGGCATAGAACGAAATACTCGTATTATGGAGTTATTAAGCCTCGTAGGGCTCAACAAAGAACACGCCAACCGTTTTCCCCATGAATTCAGTGGTGGACAACGGCAGAGAATCGGCATTGCCAGAGCATTAGCCGTCAATCCGAGCCTCATTATTTGCGATGAACCTATTTCTGCCTTGGATGTTTCCATTCAGGCTCAAGTAGTCAATTTACTAGAAAAGTTGCAGAGGGAGCTTGGGCTTACCTACTTATTCATTGCTCATGATTTGGCGATGGTCAAGCATATTAGTACACGAGTAGCCGTGATGTACTTAGGGAAAATCGTGGAACTTGCTGAGACCCAGCAGTTATACGGTTCACCACAACATCCTTATACACAGGCATTACTCGCTGCGATTCCTATTCCTGATCCAACAGTAGAAGCCGCTAGAAAGCGCGTACCTTTAGAGGGCGATGTACCCAATCCAATTCATCCGCCTTCCGGTTGTCGCTTCCGTACCCGCTGCCCGCATGCCATGGCAATCTGTGCTGAAGAGGAGCCAAAGTTGATTGATCGAGACGGGCATTTTGTAGCATGTCATTTGAAAAAATGACCTTGCACATGAGAACTTAGAGGGGGTGATGTTTACCAAGGAACGTAGCTCACGAACTTATAAGGTATTCATAAAGCGTTTAACAAAAAAGATGGAGAGTGTACTATGAGAAAAAAATTAGTGAAATCATTCATCTTAGGATCGTTGTTGAGTATGTCAGCAACAGCTTTTGCCGCGAATCCTTTTGAACTTGTTCCTACAACAAACTGGACTTATGATGCAATCGGGAAACTAGTACAAGGGGGTGTCTTTGAAGGCTATAGAGACATTAATTTTAGCAAAAGTCAAACCTATACTCGTTATGAATTGGCTACTTTTGTTGGTAAAGCACTAGCCAATGAGGAGAAAGCAAGCGCTGAACAAAAAGCAACCATTGATAAATTAGCCGCAGAATTCAAGGGGGAACTTACCAATCTGGGAGTATATGCTGCTGCGACCACTCCTAAGACGGTAGCACCTACCGCTGCCGCTGCGCCTGAAAAGGTTACGATAACTGGTGACACTCGTTTTCGCTTTGAGCATACGAAAGGCATTTCTGATGACGTAAACTTTAGGACAAGATTTGTTGTTGGTGTTGATTTAGGTGATACTTGGAAGTTTAATACCCGTTTTGTTAATAGTAATAATATTACTTCCTATGATGGAAAGGATGACAGTGGAAGTTCTACTACGAAGATCAATTTGTCGTATGTGACAGGTAAAATGGGTGATGTTGGTGTAATGTTTGGCAGAATGCCCCTAGCCTTGGGGAAAGGTTTGCTGGTAGATACTGATTCCAACTGGGATGGTGCAAAGCTTGATTTTGGCAGCAAGGTAAAAGGCCAAGTTGGTTATGCTCGAGCAGGAGACAAGAAAAAATACTTCTTTACTGATGTTACAACCAATTTGACTAAAGATCTGGACGTTACAGCATCATACTTAAAGGATTCCACATATATTAATAGTGGAATTGACTACGTAATTGATAAAGATCCTACCAGCCCTACTTATCTTCAAAACATTGTCCAGCAAAGAAAGAATATAAACGCCGAGTACAAAGCTTGGACAGTTGGCTTTGGGTACAATGGTTTAGAAAATCTTGCAGTCGTTGGTGAATATGGTAAAAATGAGGTTAGCAATACCAAAGCATGGATGACCGGTGTGACATTTAGACAGGCTGACCGTAAAAAAGTAGGCTCCTGGGATATTGGCGTAACTTACAAAAAGGCAGGAAATGGATTTGACCCTGAGTACTGGAGTACAGCGGATGCCACTTTCGCTATGGAGGTCAATGCTATGAATGATATTCAAGGTACTGAGTATGCTATAGATTATGTTCCATTAAAAGGCGCAATACTTCATGTGAGTTATGGTGATATGAAAAATTACGCTGGAAATAGTAGAGATGCTCGGCAGTATTTTATAACAAATCTTAGTTACAAATTCTAATATTCTAGGGACTGTAAAAATAACATATGTGACAAACTCCTGCAAAGCGGCCAAGCCTTGCAGGAGTTTGTTTCAAAGGAGGTATGTGATTTTAAAAAACCGCCATTGGTTGTTTTTCACTTTGATAAACTTTCGTGCATTTTTCATTCCGCCTGTTTCAGCGAACATAGTGGAAATCTTTTCAGCTTCAATCTAAGGGCTTTGATTACAGCATTTTGTTAATATTATAGAAAAATTAATCTAGTAAGGAGAAATTAGAGCAATAATTCACGTATAAGGTGAATTGTTGCTCTTTATTAATGCTTATTATAGCAGTCTAAATAAGGTTATTATTAAAAAAATAATATAAAAAAACACAGGATGCAGATTGAATTACTTCTTGTTAATTTTTCCAGGGAATAATTTGTCTTTATAATATGATTCGGCCTGATAGATTACGGCTAAAGGATTATGACATAAAACTCTATCTTTCACTGCAAAAACAGTTACAGGAGCTTCTGAGTATTTTATAAATAAAGAATCATGTCCAACACATAAGCCTAAAACGATGTTAAGATCTGTTTTGGATTCATTTAAAAACATAGCTTGACCAATAGGATTGCACATAGCCACTTTATTTATATTATTGGTATCAATAAGTTCTCTAGACAGATGTCCATTTTTACATATAATTGAATTTACTACAAAGCCATTATGAGAAAGTACCTTACTTAAGATATTAGCTTCTTTAACCAATCCAATACAGAATGCTAGACCGATATTTTTATATCCACATTTATTGGAAAAATCTATTGTTTCCTCTAATCTTGTCTTTTCACAATAACCTTCGCTTACCACTAATGCTGATGCCTGTGCAATAGTATGGTTATCTTTCTGTTTATATAATTCTTTTATTTTCTCTATCTTTTCATTATTACATGGACAGTTTTTGGGAGCTTTATCAACATCTCCGCTGCTACAAACGTGTATAGAACATAAAGCACAACTATACATAATAATTCCCTCCTTAATATAGTCAAAGAAATAGATGATCTGAATAGAACTATTTTCATAATTTGATCAAATAATTGTTAGAAGTTGTGTTAACATATAAAGTGTAAACAAAAGTTGTCATATTTAAAAGTGACAGATTCTTTAAATAATAGGGTACAGAAAGGGGGGGAGTATAATATTTTCATTTACTCCATTTATAGATCATACAATAAAAAAACCAATCTATTATCAATTGTATGAGTATATAAAAGAAGAAATTATCAATGGAAATATTAAAGGGAAAGAAAACTTACCATCACTTAGAAATTTATCAAAATATCTTCATTTAAGTAAAAATACCATTGAAGCTGCTTATCAACAACTTTATGCTGAAGGATACATTGAAAGTATTCCTAAAGTTGGTTATAAAGTTGTTGATATTCATTCTGATTTACTAAACGTGTCACAATCCTATAATGACACAACACCAAAAGATGAAATTTCTAATAATATAAAGAATTATAAGTATGATTTAGCACCAAGATATGTAGATAAAGCATGTTTTAATATAGGCATCTGGAAAAAGATAATTAATTTAATTATAAACGAGGAATTTGAAAGCCTTTTAAGCTATGGTGATCCACAGGGGGAATTGGAATTACGTCAAGAAATTGCTAAGTACATATATGAAAATAGAGGTGTACACTGTCAACCGGATCAGATTATTGTAGGAGCAGGAACGCAATATTGTTTAAATTTAATTTGCCAAATGCTTAGAGAAAATTTTAATACGATAGGTATGGAAGAACCGGGAAGTAACTATATACGATATATTTTTGAAAGAAATCAGTTTGATGTTGAACCGATTGATGTGCTAAAGAGTGGGTTAGATGTAAATCAACTTGAGGATAGTAAATGTAAGATTGCTTTCGTTACCCCATCTCATCAATTCCCGAAAGGTGTAATTATGTCGGCAAGAAATAGGGTGCAGCTTTTAAATTGGGCCAAAAATAAGAGTGGGATTATTATTGAAGATGATTACGACAGCGAAATGAGATTTGTAGGAAAACCGATTCCGTCATTAAAAAGCTTAGATAACGATGACAAAGTAATATACTTAGGTTCATTCTCTAAAATTTTCATTCCAACGCTTCGTATAAGTTTTATGGTATTGCCTTATTGGTTGCTAAATTTGTATTTAGAAAAATATAAAATGAGTGGACAAACGACTTCAAAGCTGATTCAAATTGCATTGGCGCGTTTTATGAAAAAAGGTTATCTACAAAGTCATATTCGTAAAATTAGAAGACACTATCAGAATAAGAATACTGCTATAACGAATGCTATTCATACTTATATGAAAGATAACATTAACTTAATAAGTAGTAATGCGGGCATGAGGGTTATTTTAGAGATAAAAACAGATTTAACGGAAGAGCAAATCATAAGTCTTGCCCAAAATTCTGGTATAAACCTAGTTTCTCTTTCGCAATATTACATAGAGAAGAGCAACTATGCGCAAACTGGGAAGATTAGAGTAATGCTTTCATATAAAGGTATACCTCTAGAGGATATAGAGCCGGCCATTAAAAAGTTAAGCAATGCATGGTTTAATCATGCTACAAATATATGAGTAACGGTTTAACTCTGTTTACTGTTTAGTAAGATTAAGTGGTTGCTGTTAAATAAAAGATAAAAAGAACCATTGTAGACTCCAAATACGAAGGGATATGACAAAGTCCTGCAAAGCAGCGTAGCCTTGCAGGAGAACGGTAATATTATATTAGATCCTTTTTCGATATTAATAAGTCCTTCGGCAAAAATTGGGCAATGATAAACTTTAACTTAAAAGAAAATAGCCATAACTTACTTTACGTGAGTTATGGCTATTACTTAATGGCTTTTTTAGGGATGTTGGCCTATTCTTCTCTACTCAAAGGAGAATCCTTTGTAAAGGATTTAGTTTCAATAGCGACGGGGGTGAGCTCTTTTAGTTGTTCCAGCCGCAAAAATAGCATGAGGGTGAAAACTACTTCAAACCCTTTAAAAACTGGCCCCAAAAGAAAATAAAAAGATAGAGATGTAAAATAAGTTTTAAATATGTAGGCAAATAATATCTCTATGCCCTTAGTTAATAGTAATGAGCTAAATACACGCCACCAATATCCTTTCACCAGCTCTTTACTATACTTTAGGGCCTTCATCCCTCGAAGGTCTCGCAAGACAACGGCTTCTAATGTAAATATATATAATATAGTATAGATGATTCCGGGGATGACAAAAAGTAAACCAAGAAGCAAGATTCTCAACATAAATATTGCGTAAGTTATCGCAGCGGTAGAAGATTTTGCACGCGCGAAGCTCATTATTGTTGTCCAATTGATGGCTTTATTATATATAATATCTGCAATAAATTGAATCAGTGCACATGATCCTATAATCTGGGAAATAAATCCAACTACAAACAGAAAAACATTAAGGGAATTAAAACTATGGTAGTCTTTTACCGTTCCATGAGAAATTGAATATGGTAGTGACATTACAAAAGAAATTGCTATAATAGGGCCTATATTTTTTTTGAATATTTTCC
This window encodes:
- a CDS encoding transposase, which encodes MSRRSYDRQFKMTAVKFVVEHAMSGSEVAKELSIHYNSLHRWISEYEEYGESAFPGHRSTIYNFQYEIKNKENAFLSWISFPCPI
- a CDS encoding peptide ABC transporter substrate-binding protein, giving the protein MMSKKWIALLVIVFAVGGLLSGCSSTTGGKEQVIRIWQGSEPEILDPGKSTGVPEANYELALFEGLVVLDAKDMPAPAAADKWEVSPDGLKYTFHIRANAKWSNGEPLTAHDFEYAWKRILSPELAAEYAYMLFPIKGAENYNSKNGTVDQVGIKAIDDKTLEVVLDKPTAYFLALATHHSFYPVNKKTVEANGDKWASDVKTLISNGPFKVANWVHNSKLEMVKNDQYWDKDKVKVSKLEWALLEANTTALSMFENNQLDYVYEPPMAEAERLKKENKLTVGKYLGTYYYELNNKKAPFDNPKVRKALALAIDRDSLAKTVLKGIHKPADAWIPYGFTDSVTGKDFREEAGGYFKTDIAEAKKLLAEAGYPEGQGLPPITLIYNTSDNHKAIAETIQEMWKKNLGITIEIQNQEWKVYIQNRKSGNFHMARAGWIGDYADPMTFADYFMTNGGNNHGKYSNIAYDKLIETAQLSSDSKVRMQAMRDAEKIFIDDMGSIPIYFYGNPYCIKENLKGAIKSATSVVNWKEAYFEK
- a CDS encoding ABC transporter permease, yielding MFSYTLKRTFNSIIVVLVIITVTFALMHSIPGGPFTNEKKIPDAIMKNIEARYKLNDPLWKQYSDYLVNLAHFDLGPSFKYPGRTVNDIIGESFPVSLQLGAASIAIAIFIGIPAGVISALRQNKWQDYLTMFFTTIGISVPSFVIATALVYVFAIKLQLLPAAMWGGVEYMVLPAIALAGMPMAFIARLTRSSMLEVLGQDYIKTAKAKGLPQHIILYRHALKNALIPVVTYIGPMAAGILTGSFIIETIFAIPGLGRHFVTSIYNRDYTVILGVTVFYSILVVGLNMLVDLIYPLLDPRIKLSTKREE
- a CDS encoding ABC transporter permease; translation: MNLELFKPAIYNQAADITRPSITYWQDAWMRLQKNKMAMAGLYIVVFVILIAAIGPVLSQASYSDQDLSQANQSPSIEHWFGTDNLGRDLFIRVLYGARISMSIGIVASLLNFTVGVLYGGIAGFSGGKVDRYMMNIVDVLYSIPVLLYVILLMVVLKPGLTNIFIALGISYWLQMARIVRGQILGLKEQEYVLAARTIGASNWRILLRHLIPNTMGPIIITMTLAIPTAIFTEAFLSFIGLGVSAPMASWGVLASEGITSLRSYPFQLFFPAMAISITMLAFNFLGDGLRDALDPRMRR
- a CDS encoding ABC transporter ATP-binding protein is translated as MKSLLEVQNLAVSFDTYAGEVKAVQKVSFSVNAGEAIGIVGESGCGKSVTAHAIMGLIPSPPGRIVEGSILFDGVDLLRKSNKEMEKIRGNEIGMIFQDPMSSLNPVLTIGRQIAESLELHQKMSKKEALVKAVEMLRVVGIPCPEERVKNYPHQFSGGMRQRAMVAMALACNPKLLIADEPTTALDVTIQAQILDLIKSLNQKFNTSVIMISHDLGVIASLCSRVIVMYAGRIAESGSVYDVFHNPQHPYTWGLLKSLPRTDVSTKEPLAVIHGQPPDLLDLPKGCPFSPRCPHVMQVCMEMYPEDSMINEHHMTRCWLQHESAPKNRREVTV
- a CDS encoding oligopeptide/dipeptide ABC transporter ATP-binding protein, with the protein product MATEPLLEVRNLKKYFTVATDFFGKPTSCLKAVDDVNFSIRAGETLGLVGESGCGKSTTGRTIIGLYQPTEGDVLYKGKSVAAGGKNQPLYRDIQMIFQDPYASLNPRMTVGDIVGEPLDIHKLAVGIERNTRIMELLSLVGLNKEHANRFPHEFSGGQRQRIGIARALAVNPSLIICDEPISALDVSIQAQVVNLLEKLQRELGLTYLFIAHDLAMVKHISTRVAVMYLGKIVELAETQQLYGSPQHPYTQALLAAIPIPDPTVEAARKRVPLEGDVPNPIHPPSGCRFRTRCPHAMAICAEEEPKLIDRDGHFVACHLKK
- a CDS encoding DUF1847 domain-containing protein, with translation MYSCALCSIHVCSSGDVDKAPKNCPCNNEKIEKIKELYKQKDNHTIAQASALVVSEGYCEKTRLEETIDFSNKCGYKNIGLAFCIGLVKEANILSKVLSHNGFVVNSIICKNGHLSRELIDTNNINKVAMCNPIGQAMFLNESKTDLNIVLGLCVGHDSLFIKYSEAPVTVFAVKDRVLCHNPLAVIYQAESYYKDKLFPGKINKK
- a CDS encoding PLP-dependent aminotransferase family protein — encoded protein: MYEYIKEEIINGNIKGKENLPSLRNLSKYLHLSKNTIEAAYQQLYAEGYIESIPKVGYKVVDIHSDLLNVSQSYNDTTPKDEISNNIKNYKYDLAPRYVDKACFNIGIWKKIINLIINEEFESLLSYGDPQGELELRQEIAKYIYENRGVHCQPDQIIVGAGTQYCLNLICQMLRENFNTIGMEEPGSNYIRYIFERNQFDVEPIDVLKSGLDVNQLEDSKCKIAFVTPSHQFPKGVIMSARNRVQLLNWAKNKSGIIIEDDYDSEMRFVGKPIPSLKSLDNDDKVIYLGSFSKIFIPTLRISFMVLPYWLLNLYLEKYKMSGQTTSKLIQIALARFMKKGYLQSHIRKIRRHYQNKNTAITNAIHTYMKDNINLISSNAGMRVILEIKTDLTEEQIISLAQNSGINLVSLSQYYIEKSNYAQTGKIRVMLSYKGIPLEDIEPAIKKLSNAWFNHATNI